From Thermodesulfobacteriota bacterium, the proteins below share one genomic window:
- the ileS gene encoding isoleucine--tRNA ligase codes for MNYRETLNLPKTDFPMKANLSKREPEILKMWESREIYRKMVDQSRGREKYVLHDGPPYANGNIHIGTALNKILKDIIVKSKFMAGYHSPYVPGWDCHGLPVEHEVEKALGKKKAELSTVEIRRRCREYASKFVNIQREEFKRLGVFGSWEDPYLTMDFRYQATIVREFGKFLLNGSVYKGKKPVHWCPTCKTALAEAEVKYEDHRSPSIYVKFRMISPLPTLEEGKGKAVSVVIWTTTPWTIPANLAIALHPDFTYVAVDVGKEVYLLAEGLLQSVMEKFGIDSYRVLAKFSGRELEGLKTRHPLYDRESVIVLAPYVTLDVGTGCVHTAPGHGQEDYETGIEYGLEIYSPVDDDGRFTAEVPFFAGQFVFDANPAVNQKLAEVGALLKEEEMVHSYPHCWRTNDPIIFRATEQWFISMDKTGLRRHALQAINGVKWIPHWGRDRIYGMVENRPDWCVSRQRAWGIPITVFYCSACKEPLANEETIDHVARLFEERGADVWFEEEPARLLPEGTRCPRCGEKAFVKETDILDVWFDSGVSWAAVLEPRKDLEFPASLYLEGSDQHRGWFHSSLLTAVGTRKRAPYAAVLTHGFVVDGEGKKMSKSAGNVIAPEEVINRLGADVLRLWVSAEDYRDDIKISEEILKRLADAYFRIRNTFRFLLGNLYDFDPERDRVAYRELHEIDRWALHRLQKLILRVREAYERFEFHVVYHSVQNFCAVEMSSTYFDILKDRLYTFPSRSAGRRAAQTALYEILSGLARLMAPILSFTSEEVWQHLPGGKPESVHLTSFPEVRQEYLDEALNERWDRIWELRSEVTKALEEARKERKIGLSLDAQVHLYLPEKDYEFFKSLAHDLKTVFIVSSVTLHREEKERRVEVHRAEGEKCERCWNYDVSVGKDPQYTTACARCVEALKG; via the coding sequence ATGAACTACCGAGAGACGCTCAACCTTCCGAAGACAGACTTTCCCATGAAGGCCAATCTTTCGAAGAGGGAGCCCGAGATCCTCAAGATGTGGGAGTCGAGGGAGATTTATCGTAAGATGGTCGATCAGTCCAGGGGGAGGGAGAAATATGTCCTTCACGATGGCCCACCCTACGCCAATGGAAATATCCACATCGGGACGGCCTTGAACAAGATCTTGAAGGATATCATCGTAAAGTCGAAATTCATGGCCGGATATCACAGCCCTTACGTGCCAGGGTGGGACTGCCACGGCTTGCCGGTGGAGCATGAGGTAGAAAAGGCCCTCGGCAAGAAGAAGGCCGAGCTTTCGACCGTGGAGATCCGGCGGCGGTGTCGGGAATATGCCTCAAAATTCGTGAACATTCAAAGGGAGGAGTTCAAAAGGCTCGGGGTGTTCGGGTCCTGGGAGGATCCCTACCTGACGATGGATTTCAGGTACCAGGCAACGATCGTGAGGGAATTCGGAAAGTTTCTCCTCAACGGATCGGTCTATAAGGGGAAGAAGCCGGTTCACTGGTGTCCCACCTGTAAAACGGCGCTCGCAGAGGCGGAGGTGAAGTACGAAGACCACCGCTCGCCTTCGATCTACGTCAAGTTTCGAATGATCTCTCCGCTCCCCACGCTCGAAGAGGGGAAAGGAAAGGCGGTCTCGGTGGTCATCTGGACCACCACCCCCTGGACCATCCCGGCCAACCTGGCCATCGCCCTTCATCCCGATTTCACCTATGTGGCCGTCGATGTGGGAAAGGAGGTCTACCTCTTGGCCGAGGGGCTTCTCCAATCGGTCATGGAGAAGTTCGGGATTGACTCCTATCGAGTCCTGGCCAAATTTTCGGGAAGGGAGCTGGAAGGGCTCAAAACCCGACATCCCCTTTATGACAGGGAGTCGGTGATCGTGCTGGCTCCCTATGTGACCCTTGATGTCGGGACGGGATGTGTCCACACCGCACCTGGCCATGGGCAGGAGGATTACGAGACGGGGATCGAATACGGGCTCGAGATCTACAGCCCGGTGGATGACGATGGACGGTTCACCGCCGAGGTCCCCTTCTTTGCCGGCCAGTTCGTCTTCGACGCCAACCCGGCGGTCAACCAGAAACTGGCCGAGGTCGGGGCCCTTCTCAAAGAGGAGGAGATGGTCCACTCCTATCCCCACTGTTGGCGGACGAACGATCCCATCATCTTCAGGGCCACCGAACAATGGTTCATCTCCATGGACAAGACCGGCTTGAGGCGGCATGCCCTCCAGGCGATCAACGGCGTGAAGTGGATTCCCCACTGGGGCCGGGATCGGATTTATGGCATGGTCGAAAACCGTCCCGATTGGTGCGTCTCACGACAGAGGGCGTGGGGCATCCCGATCACCGTCTTTTACTGCTCGGCCTGCAAAGAGCCCCTGGCCAACGAGGAGACGATCGACCACGTCGCGAGACTCTTCGAGGAGAGGGGGGCGGATGTCTGGTTCGAGGAGGAACCCGCCCGTCTCCTTCCGGAGGGGACCCGATGTCCGAGGTGCGGAGAAAAGGCCTTCGTCAAAGAGACCGACATCCTCGACGTCTGGTTCGATTCAGGGGTCTCCTGGGCCGCTGTGCTTGAGCCCCGGAAGGATCTTGAATTTCCGGCAAGCCTCTATCTCGAGGGGAGCGACCAGCACCGGGGATGGTTCCACAGCTCCCTTCTCACCGCGGTGGGGACGAGAAAGAGGGCGCCCTATGCGGCGGTCCTCACTCACGGGTTCGTGGTGGACGGAGAGGGGAAGAAGATGTCGAAATCTGCCGGGAACGTGATCGCGCCGGAGGAGGTGATCAACCGCTTGGGCGCAGATGTATTGAGGCTCTGGGTCTCGGCCGAGGATTACAGGGATGACATCAAGATCTCCGAGGAGATTCTCAAGCGGCTGGCCGACGCCTATTTTCGCATCCGAAACACCTTCCGGTTCCTCCTGGGAAACCTCTACGATTTCGATCCCGAGAGGGATCGGGTGGCCTACCGGGAGCTTCACGAGATCGACCGGTGGGCGCTCCACAGGCTTCAGAAGCTGATCTTGAGGGTGAGGGAGGCCTACGAGCGCTTTGAGTTCCACGTCGTCTATCACAGCGTCCAGAACTTCTGCGCCGTGGAGATGAGCTCCACCTATTTCGACATCTTAAAAGACCGGCTCTATACCTTTCCGAGCCGGTCTGCGGGGCGGCGGGCTGCCCAAACCGCCCTCTATGAGATCCTGAGCGGGTTGGCGAGGCTGATGGCCCCCATCCTCTCCTTCACCTCTGAGGAGGTCTGGCAGCACCTACCTGGGGGGAAGCCCGAAAGCGTTCATCTGACCTCCTTCCCGGAGGTGAGGCAAGAGTATCTCGACGAGGCCTTGAACGAGAGGTGGGATCGGATCTGGGAGCTCCGCTCGGAGGTCACCAAAGCGCTCGAGGAGGCGAGGAAGGAGAGGAAGATCGGCCTCTCCCTGGATGCCCAGGTTCACCTCTACCTGCCGGAGAAGGATTACGAATTCTTTAAGTCCCTCGCTCACGACTTGAAGACCGTTTTTATCGTCTCATCGGTCACCCTCCACCGGGAGGAGAAGGAGAGGCGGGTCGAGGTCCACCGGGCCGAAGGGGAGAAGTGTGAGCGATGTTGGAACTACGATGTCAGCGTGGGGAAGGATCCCCAGTACACCACCGCCTGCGCACGATGTGTGGAGGCCCTGAAAGGATGA
- the lspA gene encoding signal peptidase II codes for MGRKYGVLLLCLLFILPMDQYTKQEVQRRIPLHRTIPVIEGFFNLTHVRNPGGAFGILAQRGEGIRSFFFVAFSLLAIGILLILLYRTKPQERILSLSFSLILSGAIGNLIDRVRYGEVIDFLDFYLSSFHWPAFNIADAAITIGIGLLTLRLLTQGRKGGG; via the coding sequence ATGGGTCGCAAATACGGGGTCTTGCTCCTCTGCCTTCTCTTCATCCTCCCGATGGACCAGTATACGAAACAGGAGGTCCAGCGGAGGATCCCCCTTCATCGGACGATCCCTGTCATCGAAGGGTTTTTTAATCTCACCCATGTGCGGAACCCGGGCGGGGCCTTCGGGATTTTGGCACAAAGAGGGGAAGGGATCCGTTCGTTTTTCTTCGTGGCCTTCTCCCTCCTGGCGATCGGGATCCTGCTCATCCTGCTCTATCGGACAAAGCCCCAGGAGCGGATCCTTTCCCTCTCGTTCTCCCTCATCCTGAGCGGGGCTATCGGAAATCTGATCGACCGGGTCCGATACGGAGAGGTCATCGACTTTCTCGATTTCTACCTCTCCTCCTTTCACTGGCCTGCATTTAACATCGCCGATGCGGCCATCACCATCGGAATCGGCCTGCTCACGCTCCGGCTGCTGACCCAGGGTCGAAAGGGAGGGGGCTGA
- the lgt gene encoding prolipoprotein diacylglyceryl transferase, with amino-acid sequence MHPILLRLDGLTLYTYGFFVGLGFLLGLALLLWRGRKEGIPEARLVDLFFLVFFSSIAGARALFVLIHPEIFREDPLGVFKVWEGGLVFYGGLLLASLLSLAYLKWARLPVWKVADLFSPAIAMGLVFGRIGCLMAGCCYGKETSLGWAIVFTDPQALAPLHLPLHPTQLYEALGGILLFFLLHWREERKGYDGQIFFLFLLSYSILRFFLEFLRGDPRGSLLGGLLSTSQGIGIFLASTSLFMLFYLGRRKRRE; translated from the coding sequence GTGCATCCGATCCTGCTTCGCCTCGACGGCCTCACCCTCTATACATACGGCTTCTTTGTCGGCCTCGGATTTCTTCTTGGTTTGGCCCTCCTCCTCTGGAGGGGCCGAAAGGAAGGGATTCCGGAGGCCAGGCTCGTCGACCTATTCTTCCTCGTCTTCTTCTCCTCGATCGCGGGCGCAAGGGCCCTTTTCGTCCTTATCCACCCGGAGATCTTTCGGGAGGACCCCCTCGGCGTCTTCAAAGTCTGGGAGGGCGGGTTGGTCTTTTACGGAGGGCTCCTCCTCGCCAGCCTCCTCTCCTTGGCCTATTTAAAATGGGCCCGGCTGCCGGTATGGAAGGTCGCGGATCTCTTTTCCCCTGCCATCGCCATGGGGTTGGTCTTCGGCCGGATCGGTTGTCTGATGGCAGGGTGTTGCTACGGAAAGGAGACGTCTTTGGGTTGGGCGATCGTCTTCACGGACCCCCAGGCCTTGGCCCCCCTTCACCTGCCCCTTCACCCCACCCAGCTGTACGAAGCCCTCGGGGGAATCCTTCTCTTCTTCCTCTTGCACTGGAGAGAAGAGCGGAAGGGTTACGACGGCCAGATCTTCTTTCTCTTCCTCCTCTCCTATTCGATTCTCCGTTTCTTCCTCGAATTCCTGCGAGGGGATCCGAGGGGGTCTCTTTTGGGAGGCCTTCTCAGCACCTCGCAGGGGATAGGAATCTTCTTGGCCTCGACCTCCCTCTTTATGTTATTCTATTTGGGGAGAAGGAAGCGGAGGGAATGA
- the def gene encoding peptide deformylase, giving the protein MACLEILRYPHPLLKKPCEKVVRIDEGVRRLIRDMTETMYKANGIGLAACQVGDHRRVIVVDVSPIDPDKECFALINPEIVSEEGEVEHEEGCLSVPDCVEKVRRRERIVVRGLTPSGEEIEISADGIQAIALQHEIDHLNGILILDRISRLKRELYRNRLKKSLKKGEGD; this is encoded by the coding sequence TTGGCTTGTTTGGAAATCTTGAGATACCCCCACCCCCTTTTGAAAAAACCCTGCGAGAAGGTGGTGCGGATCGATGAGGGGGTCAGACGCCTGATTCGGGATATGACCGAGACGATGTACAAGGCCAACGGGATCGGCCTTGCGGCCTGCCAGGTGGGCGATCACCGTAGAGTGATCGTCGTGGACGTGAGCCCCATCGATCCCGACAAGGAGTGTTTTGCGTTGATCAACCCGGAGATCGTCTCCGAGGAGGGCGAGGTGGAACACGAGGAGGGTTGCCTGAGCGTTCCCGATTGTGTGGAGAAGGTGAGGAGAAGGGAGAGGATCGTGGTTCGAGGGCTCACTCCCTCAGGGGAGGAGATCGAGATTTCCGCCGACGGGATCCAGGCCATCGCCCTCCAGCACGAGATCGATCACCTCAACGGCATCCTCATCCTTGACCGGATCAGCCGTCTCAAAAGGGAACTCTATCGAAACCGATTGAAGAAGTCGTTGAAAAAGGGGGAAGGGGATTGA
- the fmt gene encoding methionyl-tRNA formyltransferase, whose amino-acid sequence MSAARWRIVFFGTPEFALPSLERLTQGPEEVVAVVTQPDREKGRGKKRTPPPVKTYALQHGLSLYQPEKVKEASFLNEMKALGPDLMVVVAFGQILPKGLLEIPRFGAINVHGSLLPAYRGAAPVAWALLRGEEKTGVTTMLMDEGMDTGDILLQAEVAIEPDDTRETLEKRLALRGSELLTETIEKMKKGELTPVPQDHSKATYAPPLKKEDGRIDWRRSAREIENLIRAMHPWPGAFTRWERGLLKILRGEARQGAISSNPGTVLWVGADFIEVGTGEGSLLIKEVQPEGGRRMSVRDFLAGHRLPSGLVFL is encoded by the coding sequence TTGAGCGCTGCTCGCTGGCGGATCGTCTTTTTCGGAACCCCTGAGTTCGCCCTTCCCTCCCTGGAGAGGCTTACCCAGGGACCGGAGGAGGTGGTGGCGGTCGTCACCCAGCCGGACCGGGAGAAGGGGAGGGGTAAAAAAAGGACCCCCCCTCCGGTCAAAACTTACGCCCTCCAACACGGGCTTTCCCTATACCAACCCGAGAAGGTAAAGGAAGCCTCCTTTCTTAACGAGATGAAGGCCCTCGGACCCGATCTCATGGTCGTCGTGGCCTTCGGTCAGATTCTGCCCAAAGGCCTCCTCGAGATTCCGAGATTCGGGGCGATCAACGTTCATGGGTCTTTGTTGCCCGCCTATAGGGGAGCGGCACCGGTCGCTTGGGCCCTCCTCAGAGGGGAGGAGAAGACCGGTGTCACCACGATGCTGATGGACGAGGGGATGGATACAGGAGATATCCTCCTTCAGGCAGAGGTGGCGATCGAGCCAGACGATACGCGGGAGACCCTCGAAAAGAGACTCGCCTTGAGGGGAAGCGAACTCTTGACGGAAACGATCGAAAAGATGAAAAAGGGCGAGCTGACCCCCGTCCCCCAGGACCATTCGAAAGCCACCTACGCCCCGCCCCTTAAGAAAGAGGATGGCCGGATCGACTGGAGGAGGTCAGCCAGGGAGATCGAAAACCTGATCCGGGCGATGCACCCATGGCCCGGGGCCTTCACCCGCTGGGAGAGGGGATTGCTGAAGATCTTGCGGGGGGAGGCCCGCCAAGGGGCCATCTCATCGAACCCGGGGACGGTCCTGTGGGTGGGTGCTGATTTCATCGAGGTCGGCACAGGGGAAGGCTCTCTCCTGATCAAAGAGGTCCAGCCGGAGGGCGGCAGAAGGATGAGCGTGAGAGACTTCCTTGCCGGCCACCGCCTCCCCTCGGGGCTGGTCTTTCTCTGA
- a CDS encoding DUF116 domain-containing protein yields MSEQPKKRIFIGLLVLTCLILSFLLFLLWYVPLVGLKNLHPSLPFLYSLVLALFVFGMLFGGLLLVFTILRGKDILFTHRLRGIVAKVLFPFMILMGRMVGVSKEKVQQSFIELNNHLVRSNHHRARPSRLLLLLPHCIQNFDCEIKITAQIRNCQGCGRCEIKDLIELAERYQVKIAVATGGTLARRIIVENQPEAIVAVACELDLTSGIQDTYPIPVIGILNERPYGPCINTRADIEKVKAAILDFLRPDQ; encoded by the coding sequence GTGAGCGAGCAACCCAAAAAGAGGATCTTCATCGGGCTTCTGGTCCTGACCTGCCTCATCCTTTCCTTCCTCCTCTTTCTCCTCTGGTACGTCCCATTGGTGGGGCTGAAGAACCTCCATCCCTCCCTGCCCTTTCTCTACAGCCTTGTGCTCGCCTTGTTCGTCTTCGGGATGCTCTTCGGAGGTCTTCTCCTCGTCTTCACCATCCTCCGGGGGAAAGATATCCTTTTCACGCACCGGCTCAGGGGGATCGTGGCGAAGGTCCTCTTCCCCTTCATGATCCTGATGGGGAGGATGGTGGGTGTCTCGAAGGAGAAGGTCCAGCAATCCTTTATCGAACTGAACAACCATCTGGTCCGGTCGAATCATCACCGGGCAAGGCCGAGCCGGCTTCTCCTCCTCCTCCCCCACTGTATCCAGAACTTCGACTGCGAGATCAAGATCACCGCCCAGATCCGGAACTGCCAAGGATGCGGAAGGTGCGAGATCAAGGATCTCATCGAACTGGCCGAACGTTATCAGGTGAAGATCGCGGTGGCCACCGGAGGAACGCTGGCCAGGAGGATCATCGTGGAGAACCAACCGGAGGCCATCGTGGCCGTGGCCTGTGAACTCGATCTGACGAGCGGCATCCAGGATACCTATCCCATTCCGGTCATCGGAATCCTGAACGAAAGACCTTATGGTCCCTGCATCAACACCCGAGCCGATATCGAAAAGGTCAAGGCCGCGATCTTGGATTTCCTCAGGCCAGACCAGTGA
- the htpX gene encoding zinc metalloprotease HtpX encodes MNYFKTFILMLLLTALFILVGTAIGGKDGAIIAFLFAAGMNFFAYWFSDKVVLRMYGAQPVTPAEAPELYRIVAELTNKASMPMPKVYIIDNDTPNAFATGRNPEHAAVAVTTGLLRILSKEELAGVIGHELSHIRHRDILISTIAATLAGAIGMLASMARWGAIFGSGRSEDEERGGANFLFVFIATMIASIAAVLIQMAISRSREYMADAGGAHLSHPLWLAKALGKLEMAAHRIPMEANPSTAHMFIVNPLRGGGVLSLFSTHPPIEERIARLEEMARTGRF; translated from the coding sequence ATGAATTATTTTAAGACTTTCATCCTCATGTTGCTCCTTACCGCCCTTTTTATCCTGGTTGGGACGGCGATCGGCGGGAAGGACGGAGCGATCATCGCCTTCCTGTTCGCCGCCGGGATGAACTTCTTTGCCTATTGGTTCAGCGACAAGGTCGTCCTCCGAATGTACGGGGCCCAGCCCGTCACTCCTGCCGAAGCCCCCGAACTTTATCGGATCGTGGCCGAGCTGACCAATAAGGCCTCGATGCCGATGCCAAAGGTCTATATCATCGACAACGATACGCCCAACGCCTTTGCCACGGGTCGCAATCCGGAGCACGCCGCGGTGGCGGTGACGACCGGCCTTCTCAGAATCCTGTCGAAAGAGGAGTTGGCCGGGGTCATCGGCCACGAGCTCTCTCATATCAGGCACAGGGACATTCTCATCAGTACCATCGCCGCCACCCTGGCCGGAGCGATCGGGATGCTCGCCTCCATGGCCCGCTGGGGTGCGATCTTCGGGTCCGGCCGTTCCGAGGACGAAGAAAGGGGCGGGGCCAATTTCCTCTTCGTCTTTATCGCCACGATGATCGCTTCGATCGCTGCCGTCCTCATCCAGATGGCCATCTCGAGATCGCGGGAATATATGGCCGATGCCGGAGGGGCCCACTTGAGCCATCCGCTCTGGCTCGCCAAGGCCCTCGGCAAGCTGGAGATGGCCGCCCACCGGATCCCGATGGAGGCCAATCCCTCTACCGCTCACATGTTCATCGTCAACCCCCTGAGGGGAGGGGGCGTGTTGTCGCTCTTCAGCACTCACCCACCGATCGAGGAGCGAATCGCCAGGCTTGAAGAGATGGCGAGAACAGGGCGCTTTTGA
- the rsmB gene encoding 16S rRNA (cytosine(967)-C(5))-methyltransferase RsmB: MIRKSPRAICLEILSQVNRKDRSLDVLLDRAFKKYRHLTPLDRAFLTELAYGILRWRERLDWPVRHLSKVPFEKIEPETLNLLRLGLYQIDFLTRTPVSAAVNESVGLGRRYHGGRTAGFVNAILRNYLRKRQEIRYPLLEEDPALHLSVVHSHPRWLVERWIRELGLETALALCRFNNRIAPLTLRVNTLRVKREELIERLRAKGLKAIPNEYSSEGISIEDPPPVSELPFLREGLFVLQDEASQLVTSVLDPRPGEAILDGCASPGGKTTHLAQRMGNRGVIYAVDLSQKKLAPIEENCRRLGVAIVKTLKGDVTRPHPQLETMTFDRVLADVPCTGFGTLRRNPDLKWKKTERDVHRLSQLQFSILSSLSRYVKPGGILVYSTCTVFREENEGVVERFLQAHPEFRLESVMPYLPEKCHPFVQGGVLKTFPPRNGMDGFFVARLARLG, encoded by the coding sequence TTGATCCGGAAATCGCCCAGGGCGATTTGCCTCGAAATCCTAAGCCAGGTAAATAGAAAGGACCGTTCCCTCGACGTCCTCCTGGATCGGGCTTTTAAAAAATACCGTCATCTCACCCCGTTGGATCGGGCCTTCCTGACCGAATTGGCCTATGGCATCTTAAGATGGCGAGAGAGGCTCGATTGGCCTGTCCGTCACCTGTCGAAGGTTCCTTTCGAAAAGATCGAGCCCGAGACGTTAAACCTCCTCCGCCTCGGCCTCTACCAGATCGATTTTCTCACGCGGACCCCTGTTTCGGCCGCGGTTAACGAATCGGTCGGATTGGGGAGGAGGTATCACGGAGGCCGAACCGCCGGCTTTGTGAACGCCATCCTCCGAAACTATCTCCGAAAAAGGCAGGAGATTCGCTATCCCCTTCTCGAGGAGGATCCGGCCCTCCACCTTTCCGTGGTTCACTCTCACCCCCGTTGGCTCGTCGAAAGGTGGATCCGTGAGTTGGGCCTCGAGACCGCCCTCGCCCTTTGCCGGTTTAACAATCGAATCGCTCCCCTCACGCTTCGTGTTAATACTCTCCGGGTGAAGAGGGAGGAGCTGATTGAGCGGCTGAGGGCGAAGGGGTTGAAGGCCATTCCGAACGAATATTCGTCGGAGGGAATCTCGATCGAGGATCCGCCGCCTGTCTCGGAGCTTCCCTTTCTCCGCGAGGGCCTTTTCGTCCTTCAGGACGAGGCCTCCCAGCTGGTCACCTCGGTCTTGGACCCGAGGCCCGGGGAGGCCATCCTCGATGGCTGCGCCTCGCCAGGAGGGAAGACCACCCACCTGGCCCAGAGGATGGGGAATCGCGGTGTGATCTATGCGGTCGATCTCAGCCAGAAGAAACTCGCCCCGATCGAGGAGAACTGCCGGAGACTGGGCGTGGCCATCGTGAAGACCCTCAAGGGAGATGTCACCCGGCCGCACCCGCAACTGGAAACGATGACCTTCGATCGGGTCCTCGCCGACGTCCCCTGTACGGGTTTCGGAACGCTACGGCGAAATCCCGATCTCAAATGGAAGAAGACCGAAAGGGATGTCCATCGTTTGAGCCAGCTCCAGTTCTCCATCCTCTCGTCGCTCTCCCGCTACGTGAAGCCGGGAGGGATTCTTGTCTACAGCACTTGCACGGTCTTCCGGGAAGAGAACGAAGGGGTGGTCGAGCGGTTCCTCCAGGCCCATCCGGAGTTTCGGCTGGAATCGGTCATGCCCTACCTGCCTGAGAAATGCCATCCGTTCGTTCAGGGAGGGGTCTTGAAGACCTTCCCACCCCGAAATGGAATGGACGGTTTCTTCGTGGCGAGGTTGGCCCGGTTGGGCTGA
- the rpe gene encoding ribulose-phosphate 3-epimerase: MKKIAPSILSADFSRLDQEVRAVERAGADLLHVDVMDGHFVPNLTIGPLVVSGLRKLTSLPLDVHLMIENPERFVEAFAQAGADYMTFHVEACRNLKGMARRIRALRVRPGIVLNPPTPLRRLFTVLDEVDLVLLMSVNPGFGGQAFLPEVLKKVAELRKIVDQNGYRVEIEVDGGIKIDNIAEVSRAGGDIFVLGTGIFKTPDYRETIRRLRKEIGRSS, translated from the coding sequence ATGAAGAAGATCGCGCCATCCATCCTTTCAGCAGATTTTAGCCGTCTCGACCAGGAGGTGCGTGCGGTCGAACGGGCTGGAGCGGACCTCCTCCATGTCGATGTGATGGACGGACATTTCGTGCCCAACCTGACGATCGGCCCCCTGGTGGTGAGCGGGTTGAGAAAACTGACCTCTTTGCCCCTCGATGTCCACCTGATGATCGAAAACCCGGAACGATTCGTCGAGGCCTTCGCCCAGGCAGGGGCAGACTATATGACCTTCCATGTCGAGGCCTGCCGGAACCTGAAAGGGATGGCCAGGAGGATCCGGGCCCTCCGGGTTCGTCCGGGCATCGTCCTCAATCCCCCCACCCCCTTGAGAAGGTTGTTCACGGTGCTCGATGAGGTCGACCTCGTCCTGCTGATGTCGGTCAATCCCGGGTTCGGTGGCCAGGCCTTCCTCCCCGAGGTCTTAAAAAAGGTGGCGGAGCTTAGAAAAATCGTCGACCAGAATGGGTATCGGGTTGAGATCGAGGTGGACGGGGGGATCAAGATCGACAACATTGCGGAGGTCTCCAGGGCAGGCGGAGATATCTTCGTCCTCGGCACGGGAATTTTCAAGACCCCGGATTACCGGGAGACGATCCGCCGGCTGCGAAAAGAGATCGGCCGATCGTCGTAG
- the mltG gene encoding endolytic transglycosylase MltG has product MRRLFPRKFLLVSLFCLVSSFLFGLFYLLLIPPSKSSQNKVILIKRGTSLRATASVLEQEGIIRSKEMFIGLATLLGKKAEIKAGEYELHTRMLPLEVLNTLVQGQVRRHLVTIPEGYTLRQIAQLLGALGIVEQKAFLEKATSPAFIASMGLAEYFPEPTKETKGIGWTLEGFLFPETYHLYREMDPEEVIRMMTQQFRRYFLREWLEKARQLGLSPREVVILASIIEKESPLSEEKPLISAVFHNRLRRKIPLQSDPTVIYGLEDFDGDLTKEHLKRPSPYNTYLNPGLPPTPICNPGRDSLWAALHPASSPYLYFVSRNDGSHHFSEHYEDHQRAVWRYQKKKL; this is encoded by the coding sequence ATGAGACGCCTCTTTCCTCGTAAATTCCTCCTCGTTAGCCTCTTTTGCCTGGTGTCGAGCTTCCTCTTCGGGCTCTTCTATCTCCTCCTGATCCCTCCTTCCAAGAGCTCCCAGAACAAGGTCATCCTCATCAAACGGGGCACTTCGCTCAGGGCGACGGCCTCGGTCCTCGAGCAGGAGGGGATCATCCGGAGCAAGGAGATGTTCATCGGGCTGGCCACCCTGCTCGGGAAGAAGGCCGAGATCAAGGCGGGAGAGTATGAGCTCCACACCCGCATGCTCCCTCTGGAGGTTCTCAACACCCTCGTCCAGGGCCAGGTGAGGCGTCACCTCGTCACCATCCCCGAGGGATACACGCTTCGGCAAATAGCTCAACTCCTCGGAGCCTTGGGGATCGTGGAACAGAAGGCCTTTCTCGAGAAGGCCACCTCACCGGCCTTCATCGCCTCGATGGGCCTCGCCGAATACTTCCCTGAACCCACCAAAGAAACGAAAGGGATCGGGTGGACCCTCGAAGGCTTCCTCTTCCCTGAAACCTATCACCTTTACCGCGAGATGGATCCGGAGGAGGTCATCCGGATGATGACCCAGCAATTCCGGAGGTACTTTCTCAGGGAGTGGCTCGAAAAGGCCCGCCAGTTGGGCCTCTCGCCAAGGGAGGTCGTGATCCTGGCCTCCATCATCGAAAAGGAAAGCCCCCTTTCCGAAGAGAAGCCGCTCATCTCGGCCGTCTTCCACAACCGCCTGAGGAGGAAGATCCCGCTTCAGAGCGACCCGACGGTGATCTACGGCCTTGAGGACTTCGACGGAGACCTCACCAAAGAACATCTCAAAAGGCCTTCCCCCTACAACACCTATCTGAACCCGGGCCTGCCGCCTACCCCGATCTGCAATCCTGGGAGGGATTCCCTCTGGGCCGCCCTCCATCCGGCCTCCTCTCCCTATCTCTACTTCGTCTCGAGAAACGACGGCTCCCACCATTTCTCCGAACACTATGAGGATCACCAGCGAGCGGTCTGGAGGTACCAAAAGAAGAAACTTTGA
- the ruvX gene encoding Holliday junction resolvase RuvX — protein MRIMALDIGQKRIGVAISDELRITAQGVKTIRRDSKEDEFDQLLALISQYGVKEIVVGLPVRMDGSLGKQAEFVLSWIEELKRRVGLPVITWDERLSTLEADRTLLEADLSRSKRRAVVDKLAAVLILQGYLQQLRGRGDETPLSS, from the coding sequence ATGAGGATCATGGCCCTTGATATCGGACAGAAGAGGATCGGCGTGGCCATCAGCGACGAGCTTCGAATCACGGCACAGGGCGTGAAAACCATTCGACGGGATTCGAAGGAGGATGAATTTGATCAGCTCCTCGCCCTCATCTCTCAATATGGGGTGAAGGAGATCGTCGTCGGTCTTCCGGTAAGGATGGATGGTTCCTTGGGCAAACAGGCCGAATTCGTCTTGAGCTGGATCGAGGAGCTCAAAAGGCGGGTCGGTCTTCCCGTAATCACCTGGGACGAGAGGCTTTCGACCCTCGAGGCGGACCGAACGCTCTTGGAGGCCGACCTCTCAAGAAGTAAGAGGAGAGCGGTCGTGGACAAACTGGCCGCGGTCCTCATCCTCCAGGGATATCTCCAGCAGCTCAGGGGCAGAGGTGATGAGACGCCTCTTTCCTCGTAA